CGTTCGTAACGCGGTTCAGAATCCGGTCGAGGACGTGTCTCGGAAGGAACACCGTTATGGCTGATCCCGTCCTGAAATTCCCTCCTGAGCACAAGGGCGAGCCGCCCGTTCCCGGCCGACAAAAGATTGCCGCTGAGCCGCGCCGGCGACTGATGGCGGGCTTGCGTCGTTATCGTCGCTTGCTGTTGCTCGTAGTCTTGCCGCTGGTCGCGGCGCTGGCCGGCGTTACATTCTATCTGAACGGCGGACGCTACGTCACCACGGACAATGCCTATGTCGGCGCGCAGAAAGTGCTGATAACGCCGGATGTTTCCGGCAAGATCGTCAGCGTTTCCGTGAAGGAAGGGCAGATTGTCACGCCCGGCGACACGCTGTTCCAGATTGATCCTGTGCCCTATCAGCTGGCGCTGGCACAGGCGCGCGCCAAGCTGGAGGACGCCAAGACCAACCATGCCAATCTCGTCGCCAATGTGAAGCTCTATTCGCAGACGCTCGAAATCGTCGGCGCTGGCATCGCTATCAAGCAGCGCGACGTCGAGCGCAAGTCGTCGCTCGTGAAAAACAATGTCGGATCACAGCTCGATCTCGACAACTCCATGACCGGGCTCGTGACCGCGCAGGCACAGCAGCAACTGGTCCGCCAGCAGCGCTCCAATGCACTTACCCAGTTGCTTGGTAATCCCGATTTGCCGCTGGAGGAGTTCCCCGCCTATTTGCAAGCCAAGGCGGCGCTCGACGATGCGCAGCGAAATCTCGACCTCACAACGGTTCGCGCGCCGATCAACGGGACGGCCACGCAAGTCGAGCAGATCCAGCTCGGCCGCTACGTCACCGCGGGCACGCCCGTGTTTTCCGTGATGGACGCAGCCAACCCCTGGGTAGACGCAAATCCCAAGGAGAGCGACCTGACCTACGTCGCGGTAGGCCAGCCCGTTTCGCTGGAGGTTGACGCCTTCCCCAACCATCTTTTTAAGGGAAAGGTCGGTTCTCTGTCGCCCGGAACCGGCGCTCAGTTCGCGATCCTCCCGCCGCAAAACGCGACCGGCAACTTCGTGAAGGTGGTTCAGCGCGTGCCGGTGCGCATCTATTTCGACAAGAGCGACCGCATGCTGCGCAAGCTGAAGGCTGGCATGAGCGTCTATGCCACCATCGACACCGGTCACAAGCGCACGCTGGCCGGTCTGCTCGGGCTCTCGGCAACAGCAAACCAGCACGAGGATTGACGTCATGTCGGGTCCGCTCCCTCCGGGCCTGCGGCGGAACATGGTAACAATCTGCGCGATGACGGCCACCATCATGCAGGCGCTGGACACGACCATTGCCAACGTCGCGCTGCCCTACATGCAAGGCACATTGTCGGCGTCGCAGGACCAGATCAACTGGGTGCTTACCTCCTACATCGTCGCCGCCGCCATCATGACCGCCCCTGTAGGCTGGGTGGCCAATCGTTTTGGACGCAAACGCATCTTCATCGTCTGCTCGGCCGGGTTCACCGTGGCATCCGTGCTGTGCGGGCTGGCGCACGATATCGGACAAATGGTGGCGTTTCGTCTGTTGCAGGGGGTATTCGGCGCCGCGCTCGTGCCCCTTTCGCAGTCCGTGATGCTTGACTCCTATACGCTACAGGAGCGAGCCAAAGCGATGGCGATCTGGGGCACGGGCGTGATGATGGGGCCGATCATGGGACCGTCGCTTGGGGCTTGGCTCACTGAAACTTATTCCTGGCATTGGGTTTTCTTTGTCAATCTCCCATTCGGTGTGCTGACGGTCCTTGGCTTATTAGCTTTCATGGACGAGACTAAGAAGGATCTTACGCTCCGGTTCGATTGGTTTGGATTTGCCGCATTGGCCGTTGCCATCGGCGCCCTGCAGCTCGCGCTTGATCGTGGCGAGCAGCTGGGGTGGCTTGAATCGAATGAGATCATCGCCGAATTCATCATCTCGGCCGTCGGCTTCTACTATTTCTTCGCGCACTCCTTCACCACCGCCACCCCGTTCATCCAATTCGCGCTGTTCAAAGACCGCAATTTCGTGACGGGCTGCATTTTCATGACCGTCATGGGATTAGTCCTGTACTCGACCATGGCGCTCGCCTCGCCGTACCTGCAGAACGTGATAGGCTATCCCATTATCACCGCGGGTATGCTGCTTGCGAGCCGTGGCTTCGGTACGTTCCTCGCCATGATGATGGTCGGCAGGTTAATGAGCTTTATCGAGGCTCGAACGTTGATCATCGCCGGCTTGACGCTGACGGCGGGTTCGCTATTCCAGATGACCGGATGGACCGAAATGACCCAGGTTCCGGAAATCATCACGGTGAGTGTTTTTCAGGGCTTCGGCTTCGGCCTTGTGTTCGTGCCCTTATCTACCGTTTCCTTCTTGACGCTTCCCAACCAGCTCCGCACCGACGGGACGTCGATGCTGACGCTGTTGCGCAACGTTGCCAGTTCGATTGGAATTTCAATTGTGATTGCTGAGCTCACGCAGGGAACGCGCCGCAACTATGCGATCCTGTCCGAGCACATCAATCCATTCAACCACGCCCTGCAAATGCCCGACGTGCGTGGCATCATCAATCTTTCAACTGATGCTGGGCGCGCGATGGCCGATAAGATGGTAGCAATGCAGGCGCAGATCATCGCGTTTTCACAAGACTACCAATTGGTCATGCTGTTTATCCTGGCCTCGATTCCACTTGCGATCATGATCGGCTCGACAAAAGCTACGTTGCGCAAGTGACCTGACCGGGCTTTTTTGGACCAAGCGATGTGAGAGAATGAGCTTGGCAAAAGGAGCTTTCGGATGCCGAAGAAGCGGTTTAGCGCGGAGCAAATCGTTGTAGTGCTGCGCCAGATTGAAGTTTTGATGTCGCAGGGCAAGACGCCCGCCGTGGCGTGCCGGGAGGCCGGGATATCTCAGCAGAGTTATTATCGCTGGCGGAAGGAATACGGCGGGCTCGAGCTTGATCAGGCGAAGCGGATGAAGGAGCTGGAGCGCGAGAACGTTCGTCTCAAGCGTCTGGTTGCCGATTTGTCGCTGGAGAAGCAGGTGCTCAAGGATGTCGCCTCGGGAAACTTGTAAGCCCTGAGCGGCGCCGGCGGGCTGTTGAAGGCATTCGGGCGAAGTATGGTCTGTCCGAACGTCACGCCTGCCGGATCGTCGACCAGCCCCGTGGAACGCAACGATACGCCACTATTGTCCGAGCCGATGAAGATGCGCTGACAAGAGCGATTGTCTCACTGGCGTCTCGCTATGGGCGTTATGGCTATCGTCGGATCACGTCGCTGCTGACCCAGGCTGGTTGGCAGGTGGGCTGTGATCGCGTTCAGCGGATCTGGCGCCGCGAGGGGCTGAAAGTGCCCAGGAAACAAAGGCCGCGAGGCCGGCTCTGGCTGAATGACGGATCCTGCATCCGGTTGCGGCCGCAGCACCGCAATCATGTCTGGAGCTACGACTTTGTCGAGGCGCAGACCCATGACGGACGCAGACTCCGCCTCATGACCTTGATCGATGAGTTCACCCGGGAATGCCTGGCCATCCGCGTCGCGCGCCGGATCAACAGCTTTGGCGTCATCGAGACGATGGCCGACGTGATGCTCACCAGAGGTGTTCCAGAACACATCCGCTCCGATAATGGCGCGGAAATGACGGCCAAGATCGTTCGCAACTGGCTTGCAAAGCTCGGCGCCAAGACGCTCTACATCGAGCCCGGCAGTCCATGGGAGAACGGCTATTGTGAATCCTTCAACGGCAAGCTGCGCGACGAGTGCCTCAACCAGGAAATATTCTACAGCCTGAAGGAAGCCAAGGTCGTGATCGAGCAATGGCGCAATCACTTCAACACGATACGCCCACACTCATCGCTCGGCTACCGACCGCCGGCACCGCAGACATCCACAGCCCAAATGCTTCAACTGGATCAGCGTGCGGTCGTGCAGTAGTCTCTATCCCGCTGGTCCAAATTATCCGTCAGGTCAAGTACGACGGGCGGTTTCGAAGTGTATTTGCAGGATCGCTCGGGCGGCAGCCTCGATCGCCTGGGGCAAATGACAACCAGCTTGATACAAGCAGCAGCTCAGCGTCCCGAATTGCGCGGTGTACGTACCACCTTTAGCACGGCTGTGCCGCAATACCGTATTAGCGTAGACCGCGAAAAGGCAAAGGCGTTAAGCGTTCCGATCAGTGCGATATTCGATACGATGCAAAGCACTTTCGGTAGCCTTTACGTGAACGACTTCACGCTGTTCGGGCGCACGTTTCGCGTGAGCCTTTCGTCCGAGGCAGAGTTCAGAAGAACGCCCGACGATCTGCGCCATGTCTTTGTCAGATCGCTCGGCAACGCGATGGTACCGCTAAACGCGGTCGTGTCGCTTGAACGAGTCGTCGGCCCCGATATCGTCGATCGCTTCAACGTCTTCCCGGCCGCGAAGATCCTCGGCGAGCCGGCTCCTGGATATTCCTCTGGCCAAGCAATCGCCGCAATGCAGCAAATTGCGGCCAAAACGCTGTCGGCAGATTATTCAATTGGATGGATCGGCTCAGCTTACCAGGAACTCGCCACCGCCGGCACGGGCTATCAGGGTTTCTTGTTTGGGATTCTCATGGTGTTTCTTATACTTGCCGCGCAATACGAACGCTGGTCACTACCGTTCGCGGTGATCACAGCAGTGCCGTTTGCCGTCTTCGGGGCTGTGCTCGCCATCTTTCTGCGCGGGCTCGACAACGATGTCTATTTCCAGATTGGGCTCGTGACCTTGATAGGCTTGGCCGCCAAGAACGCCATTCTGATTGTCGAGTTTGCTGCACAGCGCATGCGCAAGGGGGCAACGGTCTTTGAAGCCGCCGTAGAGGGAGCTCGCTTGCGGTTTAGGCCTATCATCATGACCTCCTTGGCTTTTGTTCTTGGCGTACTGCCGCTGGCAGTCAGTACTGGCGCTGGATCCGCCAGCCGCCATTCGATCGGCACCGGCGTGATCGGCGGTATGCTGGCCGCGACCTTTCTGGCTATCCTGTTCGTACCGGTGTTCTTTCGTTTGGTGACCCGCATTCGTCCTACAACAGGTGCCAAGCGGCGGGGGGTGACTCAAGCTCCTGCAAAGTAGGCGTTCATCGCGTCAACTGGCCTCATGTACCGGAGGGACTAACATTTGGCGTCTTCTTACTCTATCCGTTGTAGACGCACTCGTCGGCATGACGGTTCGTTGCGACATCTCGGAGAAGGACCGGGATATCATCTATGGAGCGAATGCACTGTGAGAGCGGCGAATACCTAATTCCCCATCGACGCAGTTTGACCATAAATTTTGGACAACCGATCCCTTAGCTCGGAAGCGGAATTGCAGCTCACCTAAGCGCTGATCACCACCTTATTAACCCGGCGTTCACACGACAAAGTGAGAAAGGCCCCTATACTTCTAGCCATTGCCTGCACAGTGTCGCGTCGGCGAGCAGCTCGATTGGGGTTCCTTCGAAGACGATCGATCCGTGACCCATCACGTAAACCCGCTGCGAGACTTTCATGGCAATGGACAGTTTCTGCTCCACAAGAAGCACTGAGATTCCTTTGTTTTTCAGTTCAATCAAATATTTGCCGACAAGGTCAACAATGCGGGGGGCGAGTCCTTCCGTGGGCTCATCGATTAAGATCATGTCCGGATTTCCCATAAGTGTCCTGCAGAGCGTGAGCATCTGCTGCTCGCCACCTGAAAGCACCGCTGCGGGGGTATGTCGGCGTTCCTTCAGATGTGGGAAAAAGTTGTACATGTCATCCAAGGACCACTGCGCTTTCGACGAAACACCTCTACGTTTCTTTTCGCCCAAGATAAGATTCTGTTCCACAGTAAGGGCCGGAAATACGTCGCGGCCTTCAGGTACATAGCCAATCCCTCTGCGAGCAATTTCAAAGGCTCTCAGTCCGGTGATCGCCTCCCGCCGGAATTCGATCGAGCCGGTTGCAGCGACGAGGCCCATGGCGGCCTTCAAGGCGGTGGATCGGCCGGTACCGTTCCGCCCCAGGAGGCTGACGATCTCGCCTTCGTTTACGACCATGTCCACGCCGAACAGGACATGGCTCTTGCCATAGAACGCATGGACATTCTTGAACGCGAGAAGCTCACTCATTGAATTCGATCCACGGTCGAATATTCGCCGAGATAAGCTTCTCGAACCTGCGGGTTATTGCGAATATCGTTCGGTGCGCCGGATGCAATGATCTCGCCATAAACCAGGACCGCGATTTTTTCGGCCAAGGCGAAAACGACGCTCATATCGTGCTCGACGATCAAAAGGGTCTTGCCCTTGGTAATCCTGCGGATCATCTCGACGGCCGCATCGGTTTCAGAGCGGCTCATCCCCGCCGTTGGTTCGTCGAGCAGGATGACGGCGGCGTCGCCAGCGATGGCTATGCCGATTTCCAGGGCCCGCTGTTCGGCATAAGTCAGCAATCCGGCTGGTGAGTGTTGACGGTCTCGCAAGCCGATCAGGTGGAGCACTTCATCGACTCGTTCTTTGACGTCCGGCAAGCTGCTCAGTTTCTGCCAGAACGAGTACCGGTACCCGAGTGACCAAAGCACCGAGCAGCGGAGGTTTTCGAAAACCGATAATCGATGGAATACATTCGTGATTTGGAAGCCACGGGATAATCCGCGTCGATAGATTTCGAATGGCTTCAGTCCCATGATATTGGAGCCGTTCAACAGGATTTCACCCGAGCTTGCGGGGAAACGACCCGTAATGAGATTGAAGAGCGTTGATTTTCCTGCGCCGTTAGGTCCGATTATTGCACAGCGCTCCCCCTTTTCGACTTGCAAATTGGCACCCCGAATGATTTCGGCGCTTCCGAAGCGCTTGCGAACATCTCTTAGCTCAAGTGCATATCCGCTCACGTTCCGGTCCTTCGGATCGTAATCCCCGCAATCTCCGTCTGCGCTTTGTCGGCCCCCTCCCAAAATGCGATCCAAGCCCAACGCAGCAAGCTTCCGCTCACGATAACCAGGAGCCCGACCACGACGTAGCTCATGCGTAACGATGTATCGACGGAGATCCCAAACAAATGGATCGCAGAGTCAGATCCCAAATTATGCTGGAATAACATTTCGATGGCAAATATCACGCCGAAGACGACTGACAACCCGCTCACGCAAATTGCTAGCATCAACGGCCACCGGAGAATGGTCCTTCTGAGCGCCTTTGGCTGCACGGCTTCGACCAGAAGGCTGGAAGCGCCTCCTGGGGCATACAGAACCATAAGGACAAAAAAGATGCCGAGATAAAGTTGCCAGGCAGGCGTATAGTTCGAAAGAAGTTCAGTGAAGAAGACGCCGAAGGCGGCTCCGATCAGCGGACCGAAGAAATGGTCAACGCCGCCGATGAAAGTGAAGAGCAGGATGGCACCGGAGCGCCCCGTGCTGACATTTTCCGCTGATACAATCTCAAAGTTGATAGCCCCCAGCGCTCCCGCGATACCCGCAAAGAAGGATGACAGAATGAACGTCAGATATCTTACGCGCTGGGGGTCATATCCGATGAACTCGGCCCGCTCGGGATTGTCCCGCACTGCATTGATCATTCGCCCAAGCGGAGTCAGTGAGAACGCATAGATGGCCAGCGTGCAGATGAAGAGCCAAGCTGCGATCAGATAATAGACCTGGATTTGCGGTCCGAAGCTGATCCCGTAAAGTGGACGGCCCACGACCCGGTTGAACGAGACGCCGCCTTCGCCGCCGAAAAATTCCGGCATCATGAGTGCGCATGCAGATACCAGTTCGCTGATACCCAGCGTAATCATCGCAAATGTGGTTCCAGATTTCTTGGTCGTCACATGCCCGAACAGGATTCCGAAGAGCATGGCCGCCAGGCCGCCCAATATGGGTACGAGAGATATCGGAATTGAGATCGTCCCGGCTCCCGCCAGCCTGATGGCGTGCGCGGCAAAGTAGGCGCCGAGCCCGGAATAGACAGCGTGCCCGAACGAGAGCATGCCGCCCTGGCCGAGGAGCATGTTGAAGGAGAGCCCGAGCAGCATCATGGTGCCGATTTGGGAAAGAATCGATAACGATGCTCCTCCGCTGAAGATAAGAGGGGCAACGATCAGACCAAGCGCGAACACGACCCACGGCAATGCACGCGGGAGTATCGTCTGCAAGCGCGCAGGGATTGCGTCGGGGCGCTGGGCCGGTTCCGGTTTCATCCTTCCCTCGTACCCATCAAACCCTTGGGACGGAGAATGAGAACCAGGACCAGCAGCATGTAAGGCAGCATCGGTGCCATCTGTGCAACGGTAATGCGGAGAACGCTGCCGCGCAGCGCGGTCCCTTGGATTCCCAGCGCCGTCAGCAGCGTGAGAACAGAATAGTCCAGCGATACCGCAAAGGTCTGCACCATTCCGATTAATAAGGATGCAATCAGGGCGCCGACGAGCGAGCCCAGCCCACCAACGACCACCACAACGAAGATGATGCTGCCGACGGTGGCGGCCATGCCGGGCTCGGTGACGAAGGCATTGCCGCCGATCACACCCGCGAGCGCGGCGAGACCACAGCCTCCTGCAAACACCAGCGTAAACACGCGGGGAACGTTGTGCCCCAGTGCCTCGACCATGGATGGGTGTGTCAAGGCGGCCTGAACAACGAGGCCGACACGTGTCCTGGTCAGGGCGAGATAGATCGACAGCATCATGAGTGACGCAACGAGCATCATGAAACCGCGATAGATCGGAAAGGAGGTGCCATAGAGCGTAAACAGAGGGCCATCCAGTTCCGCGGGAATCGAATATTGCACAGTAGCCCGTCCCCAAGTGACCTGAACCAGTTCCACCACGATGTAGGAAAGCCCGAAGGTGAACAGTAGCTCGGCGGCGTGACCGTACTTGTGGACATGGCGAAGGCCATAGCGTTCGACCGCCGCTCCGAGGCCCGCGACGATCGCGGGAGCCACGAGCAAAGCAACCCAAAAGCTCAGGTTCACGCTGATCGAATACGCGAAATAGGCGCCCAGCATGTAGAAGCTTGCATGCGCGAAATTCAGGACGCCCATCATGCTGAAAATGAGAGTCAATCCGGAAGAGAGCATGAACAGCAATAGTCCGTAACTCAGTCCATTGAGCAATGTGAAAAGGACAAATTCCATAGCTGCTTCTCGTCCGGACGCCGATCATTCGAAGCGAATGCAGGATCCAAGGAGCCAGGAACCATCAGTCCCGCCCCTTGCTAAGTCTCAGGACCGGGGCGGTCTCTTCATGTCGCAAGTCGTCGGCTGCGTGCTCGCAGATGCTTCGTATTTCTTCTCGGTCTTCCAACCGTATCCCGTACCTTCCTGATCGTATTTGACGGCCTTGCCGTCTGCTTTGGTCCATACTCCGATGTAAAGCGGCTGAAGCAGCTGATGGTCGCTCGCCCGCATTTCAACCTGACCGTTCAGACTCGTTGCCTTCATGCCTTCGAGCGCAAATCCAACCTTTACAGGGTCCGTCGAGCCACTCTCCTTGATCGCCTTCGAAAACATCGCGACGATCGAGTAACTCACCATCCAAGTGAAATCGTCGTTATATTTTTGCTTGAAGGATGCCGCGATGTCTTCGCCTGCGAAGGTCTCATTGTTGATATTCCAGATCCCGACGTATCGAACGCGATCCGCGCCATCCGCACCCATCGCGATCGGCGCGCCCTTGAGGTTGGCATAGTAAGTGTAGAAGTTGGCGTTGAGGCCCGCTTCCTTCGCAGCCTTGATAAGCAATGAAAGATCAGTGCCCCAGTTGCCTGTTACCACGCTATCGGCACCCGACGCCTTGATCTTGGCGATATAGGGAGAAAAATCCTTGACCTTTCCCAGCGGCACAAGGTCTTCGCCGACGAGTTCAAGATCGGATCGTGCGCTCTTCAGATACTCCTTTTCACCGCGGGTGAATTGGTGTCCTGCCGCATAATCCTGGTTGATTATATAGACCTTCTTGATCGAAGGATTCGTTGCCAGGTGATTGATCAAGACCTGAGATTTCATGTCTGCATTGGCGTCGAACCGAAAATGCCAGAAGCTGCATTTGTCGTTCGTCAGGCTCGGATCGACCGCTCCGTGATTGAGGAACATGACCTCCTTGCCCGGATTGCGCTCGTTGTGCTTGTTGATGGCGTCGATCAGCGCCAGAGCAGCCCCCGATCCATTCGCTTGCGTTATGTATCGGTAACCCTGGTCGATCGCATTCTTTAACTGGACAAGCGAAATCTGCGGACTTGCCTGATTGTCGAAGCCAACGAATTCAAGTTGGTTGTCGCCGGCCCATTTCTCTTGGTTCGCGCGTGCCGCGATCGCTTGAAAGCTTTGCAGTTCATTCTGTCCCAGGGCCGCGAAGGTTCCGCTCAGTGGGTCAATGAAGGCAACCCTGACGGTTTCCGCGAGAGCCGGCGTCGAAAGCAGGGTGACGCAAATGACTGCCGATCCCGCCAGACTCGTTCGTCGATAAGAAGTGCTCATTAGATCCTCCCTTGTGAGAAATCCTCTTCGCCAGCGGAAAAATCGACAATTCAGCTGGACGCGGGGCATTTGCGAGGCTGCCTCTGAAGCGGGCCGCCCCAGAAAATAAGAATAAGTCAGGATCATTTTTTTTACAAGCTGAGCTATCTTACTTTTGAAGAATGATAACCTACGAAAACCGTGCAAGCAAGCCAGAGTGTCAGAATATTACATACATCCAATATGTTAAGTCAATTTAGGCTACGAGATCAAGAAGAGGATTGACACTTCCACGAAAGGCTTAGATAAAATGAAGATAGCTCATTTTTGCTTAGGAGAAGACGTGATAGTTCGCTCTGAAGTGCGGGGAGACCTGTGGCTAACGATCAACCGACCGGATCGGCGCAATGCGTTGAACAGGGAGGCATCGGAAGCCTTGGCGGCTGAATTTCGGGCGGCAAATGCATCGAACTATCGCGCAGTGGTGCTTACCGGCGCTGGTGACAGGGCGTTCTGCGCGGGAGGCGACCTTCAGCCGACTGCCGACGGTAGCCCGTTCAGCATCGAGCCGGATCAACCTCATCACTTCTTTGCGGAATTGCTGCGTGCGATGGATGCCTGCCTTCTTCCGATCGTTGCGCGAGTCAATGGATCGGCGTTCGGTGGCGGGTTGGGACTCATTTGCGCTTGCGACATTGCCGTCGGTGTCGACACCGCAAAATTTGGGACGCCGGAAGCGAAGGTTGGCGTGTTTCCGTTCATGATCATGCCCTACCTGCTTCGCGTCATGCCTTACAGGGATGTTGTCGCGATGGCGTTGACTGCAGAAACAGTGACAGCGGAGCGCGCCCTTGGTAACGGGTTGCTCCAGCAGACCTGTGCCGCCAGCGAGCTCGACCGTATCGTCGCCAACTGGCTAGACAAGATACGGGCCTGTTCTCCCACGGCTCTCAGGCTTGGCAAACATGCGATCCGATCCACGGCGGCGTTGTCCAGCGCCGATGCTCTCAATCTCATGCAGGCGCTCCTGCCATTGTCTGCCCTTACCCAGGACGCGAAGGAGGGCCTCAAGGCGTTTGGGGAGAAGCGAGCGCCAGCGTGGAGCGGACAATGACAAGCTCCGCGGCTGACGTACTGCGGATCGGGTGCGCTTCGTGTTTCTGGGGCGATACTGAATTTGGTGCCCGCCAGCTGGTCGATGGTGGAAAGATCGATGTTCTGGTCTTCGACTATCTGGCCGAGATCACTATGTCGATTTTGGCGCGCGCAAAGGCCAAGGACCCGACCAAGGGATACGCCGTCGACTTCATCAAGGTTCTCGCGCCACTTTTACCGGAGATCGCGCAT
Above is a genomic segment from Hyphomicrobiaceae bacterium containing:
- a CDS encoding HlyD family secretion protein gives rise to the protein MADPVLKFPPEHKGEPPVPGRQKIAAEPRRRLMAGLRRYRRLLLLVVLPLVAALAGVTFYLNGGRYVTTDNAYVGAQKVLITPDVSGKIVSVSVKEGQIVTPGDTLFQIDPVPYQLALAQARAKLEDAKTNHANLVANVKLYSQTLEIVGAGIAIKQRDVERKSSLVKNNVGSQLDLDNSMTGLVTAQAQQQLVRQQRSNALTQLLGNPDLPLEEFPAYLQAKAALDDAQRNLDLTTVRAPINGTATQVEQIQLGRYVTAGTPVFSVMDAANPWVDANPKESDLTYVAVGQPVSLEVDAFPNHLFKGKVGSLSPGTGAQFAILPPQNATGNFVKVVQRVPVRIYFDKSDRMLRKLKAGMSVYATIDTGHKRTLAGLLGLSATANQHED
- a CDS encoding MDR family MFS transporter, giving the protein MSGPLPPGLRRNMVTICAMTATIMQALDTTIANVALPYMQGTLSASQDQINWVLTSYIVAAAIMTAPVGWVANRFGRKRIFIVCSAGFTVASVLCGLAHDIGQMVAFRLLQGVFGAALVPLSQSVMLDSYTLQERAKAMAIWGTGVMMGPIMGPSLGAWLTETYSWHWVFFVNLPFGVLTVLGLLAFMDETKKDLTLRFDWFGFAALAVAIGALQLALDRGEQLGWLESNEIIAEFIISAVGFYYFFAHSFTTATPFIQFALFKDRNFVTGCIFMTVMGLVLYSTMALASPYLQNVIGYPIITAGMLLASRGFGTFLAMMMVGRLMSFIEARTLIIAGLTLTAGSLFQMTGWTEMTQVPEIITVSVFQGFGFGLVFVPLSTVSFLTLPNQLRTDGTSMLTLLRNVASSIGISIVIAELTQGTRRNYAILSEHINPFNHALQMPDVRGIINLSTDAGRAMADKMVAMQAQIIAFSQDYQLVMLFILASIPLAIMIGSTKATLRK
- a CDS encoding IS3 family transposase (programmed frameshift), producing the protein MPKKRFSAEQIVVVLRQIEVLMSQGKTPAVACREAGISQQSYYRWRKEYGGLELDQAKRMKELERENVRLKRLVADLSLEKQVLKDVAFGKLVSPERRRRAVEGIRAKYGLSERHACRIVDQPRGTQRYATIVRADEDALTRAIVSLASRYGRYGYRRITSLLTQAGWQVGCDRVQRIWRREGLKVPRKQRPRGRLWLNDGSCIRLRPQHRNHVWSYDFVEAQTHDGRRLRLMTLIDEFTRECLAIRVARRINSFGVIETMADVMLTRGVPEHIRSDNGAEMTAKIVRNWLAKLGAKTLYIEPGSPWENGYCESFNGKLRDECLNQEIFYSLKEAKVVIEQWRNHFNTIRPHSSLGYRPPAPQTSTAQMLQLDQRAVVQ
- a CDS encoding ABC transporter ATP-binding protein; this translates as MSELLAFKNVHAFYGKSHVLFGVDMVVNEGEIVSLLGRNGTGRSTALKAAMGLVAATGSIEFRREAITGLRAFEIARRGIGYVPEGRDVFPALTVEQNLILGEKKRRGVSSKAQWSLDDMYNFFPHLKERRHTPAAVLSGGEQQMLTLCRTLMGNPDMILIDEPTEGLAPRIVDLVGKYLIELKNKGISVLLVEQKLSIAMKVSQRVYVMGHGSIVFEGTPIELLADATLCRQWLEV
- a CDS encoding ABC transporter ATP-binding protein: MSGYALELRDVRKRFGSAEIIRGANLQVEKGERCAIIGPNGAGKSTLFNLITGRFPASSGEILLNGSNIMGLKPFEIYRRGLSRGFQITNVFHRLSVFENLRCSVLWSLGYRYSFWQKLSSLPDVKERVDEVLHLIGLRDRQHSPAGLLTYAEQRALEIGIAIAGDAAVILLDEPTAGMSRSETDAAVEMIRRITKGKTLLIVEHDMSVVFALAEKIAVLVYGEIIASGAPNDIRNNPQVREAYLGEYSTVDRIQ
- a CDS encoding branched-chain amino acid ABC transporter permease, with amino-acid sequence MKPEPAQRPDAIPARLQTILPRALPWVVFALGLIVAPLIFSGGASLSILSQIGTMMLLGLSFNMLLGQGGMLSFGHAVYSGLGAYFAAHAIRLAGAGTISIPISLVPILGGLAAMLFGILFGHVTTKKSGTTFAMITLGISELVSACALMMPEFFGGEGGVSFNRVVGRPLYGISFGPQIQVYYLIAAWLFICTLAIYAFSLTPLGRMINAVRDNPERAEFIGYDPQRVRYLTFILSSFFAGIAGALGAINFEIVSAENVSTGRSGAILLFTFIGGVDHFFGPLIGAAFGVFFTELLSNYTPAWQLYLGIFFVLMVLYAPGGASSLLVEAVQPKALRRTILRWPLMLAICVSGLSVVFGVIFAIEMLFQHNLGSDSAIHLFGISVDTSLRMSYVVVGLLVIVSGSLLRWAWIAFWEGADKAQTEIAGITIRRTGT
- a CDS encoding branched-chain amino acid ABC transporter permease, with the protein product MEFVLFTLLNGLSYGLLLFMLSSGLTLIFSMMGVLNFAHASFYMLGAYFAYSISVNLSFWVALLVAPAIVAGLGAAVERYGLRHVHKYGHAAELLFTFGLSYIVVELVQVTWGRATVQYSIPAELDGPLFTLYGTSFPIYRGFMMLVASLMMLSIYLALTRTRVGLVVQAALTHPSMVEALGHNVPRVFTLVFAGGCGLAALAGVIGGNAFVTEPGMAATVGSIIFVVVVVGGLGSLVGALIASLLIGMVQTFAVSLDYSVLTLLTALGIQGTALRGSVLRITVAQMAPMLPYMLLVLVLILRPKGLMGTREG
- a CDS encoding branched-chain amino acid ABC transporter substrate-binding protein → MSTSYRRTSLAGSAVICVTLLSTPALAETVRVAFIDPLSGTFAALGQNELQSFQAIAARANQEKWAGDNQLEFVGFDNQASPQISLVQLKNAIDQGYRYITQANGSGAALALIDAINKHNERNPGKEVMFLNHGAVDPSLTNDKCSFWHFRFDANADMKSQVLINHLATNPSIKKVYIINQDYAAGHQFTRGEKEYLKSARSDLELVGEDLVPLGKVKDFSPYIAKIKASGADSVVTGNWGTDLSLLIKAAKEAGLNANFYTYYANLKGAPIAMGADGADRVRYVGIWNINNETFAGEDIAASFKQKYNDDFTWMVSYSIVAMFSKAIKESGSTDPVKVGFALEGMKATSLNGQVEMRASDHQLLQPLYIGVWTKADGKAVKYDQEGTGYGWKTEKKYEASASTQPTTCDMKRPPRS
- a CDS encoding enoyl-CoA hydratase-related protein; the encoded protein is MIVRSEVRGDLWLTINRPDRRNALNREASEALAAEFRAANASNYRAVVLTGAGDRAFCAGGDLQPTADGSPFSIEPDQPHHFFAELLRAMDACLLPIVARVNGSAFGGGLGLICACDIAVGVDTAKFGTPEAKVGVFPFMIMPYLLRVMPYRDVVAMALTAETVTAERALGNGLLQQTCAASELDRIVANWLDKIRACSPTALRLGKHAIRSTAALSSADALNLMQALLPLSALTQDAKEGLKAFGEKRAPAWSGQ